A part of Chlamydia ibidis 10-1398/6 genomic DNA contains:
- a CDS encoding polymorphic outer membrane protein middle domain-containing protein encodes MKQMLVWNFFLFSSLITVSQASGAEVILPLSGTFTGEQAELFTMLTTAPQGTRYIIRSDLTLCDFSGLHIHENGGAFRNLEGGLSLIGTTPLARLTFKHLNHGAAGAGIFSRYLLNFENLRNILAEDNSSYGGVVASHHDIAFVRNYQITCQNNISHGCGGAVYLNSTQPARIMFAEQRGPITFVNNSAKSQDFCQDSGHGGAIACDSPGATILFDQNQDIVFENNQASLGGCIYNKQGSIEFANNRGSVLFQDNHASHSGGALYALSCDIHRQTSKVNFFRNKARNFGGAIYAQSVTIKHNDDLVHFFGNSAEGGGAIATTSCRILATQPVKFSMNWANGPHGGAILLYGSQPRLYLQAQNGDIIFENNYTTINSIDPYFDRSRYNAIFIEESPKEIHFIANENQSIIFYDPVVALSGSSSPVHINSSECSSHSGSIIFSGIRLSEKERMCSENHTSIFNQPLYLHNGVLSLEGRSVLAVQEFHQYGGTFAISPGCMLTSYNSSGKDLVINNLSFGLDPVYHFFSSEIHSKGESAIRLSGSPKIHDPQGVFYNSHDLAARPYNMEICFRSDKGVITTEFIPQDIAIQQNNYGYQGRWHFNWSEDSSNTRKVLKASWTPTGEFILNPKRSGRLIPSSLWGTFSGLQSANDAILDTYLNDNTLVPINHASIFSTAISSCMQQNSAHSDAFSTTHAGNNLGVRLPFSSNTVVCAAFTQLYGSNAQEKHTGKSHSHTLLGTLAATKNWQSLSFRSSVSYVEETHTIKSITSQKISTRGSWKNQGWRGTLGFAYAYPRALRCLKITPFINVEYTVLIQNPFIETGYDPRYFGSSNLSNLALPAGIALELRCFGDHYSLFTQLSMAYIKDFQRENPITSASLILNQHAWKVSSVPMGQEAVSLKLRSTLRYRFASVFLGISSTQREGNNLSGDAFTGLSLRF; translated from the coding sequence ATGAAACAGATGCTCGTATGGAATTTCTTTTTATTCTCGTCTTTAATAACAGTCTCTCAGGCATCTGGTGCAGAAGTAATATTACCTTTATCAGGAACATTTACTGGAGAACAAGCTGAGTTGTTTACAATGTTAACAACTGCTCCTCAAGGTACACGCTATATCATCCGTAGTGACTTGACACTATGTGATTTCTCAGGCCTTCACATACATGAAAACGGAGGGGCTTTTAGAAACCTTGAAGGTGGGCTATCGTTGATAGGGACTACTCCCCTGGCTCGACTAACTTTTAAACACTTGAATCATGGTGCAGCCGGAGCTGGTATATTTTCCCGCTACTTACTAAATTTTGAAAATTTACGTAATATTCTTGCTGAAGATAATAGCAGTTATGGTGGGGTTGTTGCTTCTCATCATGACATAGCGTTTGTTAGAAATTACCAAATCACATGTCAGAATAATATCAGTCATGGATGCGGAGGAGCAGTTTATCTAAATAGTACACAGCCCGCACGCATCATGTTTGCAGAGCAACGTGGTCCTATAACGTTCGTTAATAATTCCGCTAAATCTCAAGATTTTTGCCAAGACTCTGGTCATGGAGGAGCTATTGCCTGTGATTCACCTGGAGCAACTATTCTCTTTGATCAAAACCAGGATATCGTTTTTGAGAATAACCAAGCCTCTTTAGGCGGGTGTATTTATAACAAACAAGGATCCATTGAGTTTGCTAACAACCGAGGTAGTGTCCTATTCCAAGATAATCATGCCTCTCATTCTGGCGGAGCGTTATACGCCTTATCCTGCGATATTCATAGACAAACGTCTAAAGTAAACTTCTTCCGTAATAAAGCTCGTAACTTCGGCGGGGCTATTTATGCACAATCAGTAACTATAAAACACAACGATGATCTTGTGCACTTCTTCGGAAATTCTGCTGAAGGTGGTGGAGCTATTGCTACAACATCATGCCGTATTCTTGCTACACAACCTGTGAAATTTTCAATGAATTGGGCAAATGGGCCTCATGGAGGAGCGATTCTACTTTATGGTTCTCAACCTAGACTCTATCTACAAGCTCAAAACGGGGATATTATTTTTGAGAACAATTACACGACTATCAATTCCATAGATCCTTACTTTGACCGTTCACGGTATAATGCCATATTTATTGAAGAGTCTCCTAAGGAAATTCATTTTATTGCCAATGAAAATCAGTCCATTATTTTTTATGACCCTGTCGTTGCACTTTCTGGGTCTTCGTCGCCTGTCCATATTAATTCTTCAGAATGTTCTTCTCATTCAGGATCGATAATCTTTTCAGGTATCCGCTTATCTGAAAAAGAAAGAATGTGTTCTGAAAACCACACCTCAATATTTAACCAACCCCTTTACCTACATAACGGGGTATTGTCTCTAGAAGGACGCTCGGTACTAGCTGTGCAAGAATTTCATCAATACGGAGGAACCTTTGCCATCTCGCCTGGATGCATGCTTACTTCTTACAACAGCTCTGGGAAAGATCTTGTTATTAATAACTTAAGCTTTGGTCTGGATCCTGTATACCACTTCTTTTCTTCTGAAATTCATAGCAAAGGCGAATCTGCTATCCGCTTATCTGGTTCTCCCAAAATTCATGATCCTCAAGGAGTATTTTATAATAGTCACGATTTAGCTGCTCGTCCCTATAATATGGAGATCTGTTTCCGTTCGGACAAAGGGGTGATTACCACAGAATTTATTCCGCAGGACATTGCCATTCAACAAAACAACTATGGATATCAGGGCCGATGGCACTTTAACTGGTCAGAAGATAGTTCTAACACTCGTAAAGTTCTCAAAGCATCATGGACCCCTACTGGTGAGTTTATCTTAAACCCTAAAAGATCTGGACGTTTGATCCCTTCCTCTTTATGGGGCACATTCTCTGGATTACAATCTGCAAATGATGCGATTTTGGATACTTATTTGAATGACAATACCTTAGTTCCTATCAATCATGCGTCGATTTTTTCTACTGCTATTTCTAGTTGCATGCAACAAAATAGTGCCCATAGCGATGCTTTTTCAACAACTCATGCAGGCAATAATCTAGGAGTACGCTTACCTTTTTCTTCTAATACTGTCGTTTGTGCAGCTTTCACACAACTCTATGGTTCTAATGCTCAAGAGAAACATACCGGTAAGAGCCACTCCCATACTCTTCTAGGAACTTTGGCAGCAACTAAAAACTGGCAATCACTATCTTTCCGATCTTCTGTGAGTTATGTTGAAGAAACTCACACAATTAAGTCTATTACCTCACAGAAAATCTCTACTCGAGGCTCTTGGAAAAACCAAGGCTGGCGAGGAACTTTAGGCTTTGCTTACGCATACCCACGAGCATTACGTTGTCTTAAAATTACACCCTTCATCAATGTTGAGTATACTGTACTAATTCAAAATCCCTTCATTGAAACAGGTTATGACCCTAGGTATTTTGGTTCTTCCAATTTATCTAATCTTGCTCTACCTGCAGGTATTGCACTAGAGTTACGTTGCTTTGGTGACCACTATTCATTATTTACACAACTTAGCATGGCATATATCAAAGATTTTCAAAGAGAAAATCCCATAACATCAGCTTCCTTAATTCTTAACCAACATGCTTGGAAGGTATCTAGCGTTCCTATGGGACAAGAAGCTGTTAGCTTAAAACTTCGTTCGACACTCCGTTATCGTTTTGCTTCTGTATTTCTTGGGATATCTTCAACGCAAAGAGAAGGAAATAATTTATCTGGAGATGCTTTTACTGGTCTATCACTAAGGTTCTAA
- a CDS encoding YtxH domain-containing protein has translation MFFKDNKNKKGKCKRWRWLRGVLFGGFIATLLTCLFTPKSGVQLRKKLLRVRTSGTKKGKTLIKNSKQHTKAFAQQTKTLAKNLTKEIQDFTKAIIDESKD, from the coding sequence ATGTTTTTTAAGGATAATAAAAATAAGAAAGGCAAATGCAAACGTTGGCGTTGGCTACGTGGTGTTCTTTTTGGAGGATTTATAGCTACATTACTCACATGTTTATTCACTCCTAAAAGTGGGGTACAGCTAAGAAAAAAGTTATTAAGAGTGAGAACCTCTGGGACCAAGAAAGGGAAAACGCTGATCAAGAATTCGAAGCAGCATACCAAGGCTTTCGCTCAACAAACTAAGACTTTAGCCAAAAATCTCACTAAAGAAATCCAAGACTTTACCAAAGCCATTATTGACGAAAGCAAAGACTAG
- a CDS encoding amino acid carrier protein — protein sequence MNGFLSLLSVFDDFFWSYVAFVMILLLGINFSWKSRFSQFTKLPQFLKLFHRCSQDITKKHPDDKGVHPLKVFFASAGGNIGIGNVVGIVTAACIGGPGALFWVWVAGILGSIVKYSEVYLGIKFRKLDSDGVYQGGPMYFLGKAYKTPLVSLIVAVLLCIYGVEIYQFSVIAESLSHCWNVPKLFTIFGLLFLVVYAVQGGLQRIGKICSVVLPFFLLLYCGLSIYILAKEFHHLPALFSSVFSCAFSGQSAVGGFAGCTVATTIHQGISRAAYSGDIGIGFDSIIQSESSAKDPSTQAQLSIVGIIIDNLICTLSLLMVLASGSWSLGLENASQAVEHALSSYFPYVKIFLPTFFFVTGYTTIISYFLVGKKCAKFLGGKLGARIYTVYGICILPLFCFLSQNTALLIMSLSGALLLCFNLLGVFLLRKEISFPKTEKLQESLTLE from the coding sequence ATGAATGGATTTTTATCTTTATTATCAGTTTTCGATGACTTTTTCTGGTCATATGTAGCTTTTGTTATGATTCTTCTTCTAGGGATCAATTTCTCTTGGAAGTCGCGCTTCTCTCAATTTACCAAGCTACCTCAATTCTTGAAGCTGTTTCACCGCTGTTCTCAAGATATTACGAAGAAACACCCTGATGATAAAGGTGTCCACCCCTTGAAAGTATTTTTTGCTTCTGCGGGAGGGAACATTGGTATAGGTAATGTGGTGGGAATTGTAACTGCTGCATGCATTGGTGGTCCTGGAGCATTATTTTGGGTTTGGGTGGCTGGAATACTAGGCTCTATCGTTAAATATTCTGAAGTATACTTAGGAATCAAGTTCCGTAAATTGGACTCCGATGGTGTGTATCAGGGCGGACCTATGTACTTCCTTGGTAAAGCTTACAAAACCCCGTTAGTATCCCTCATAGTCGCAGTTCTCCTCTGCATTTATGGGGTTGAAATCTACCAATTTTCTGTAATTGCAGAAAGCTTGTCTCATTGTTGGAATGTACCGAAACTTTTCACCATCTTTGGCTTATTATTCCTTGTAGTTTATGCCGTTCAAGGAGGATTGCAGAGAATTGGAAAAATCTGTTCAGTTGTTCTCCCATTCTTTCTCCTGCTATACTGCGGTCTTTCTATATATATTTTAGCTAAGGAATTTCATCATCTTCCTGCACTATTCTCCTCTGTATTTTCATGTGCCTTCTCAGGTCAAAGTGCAGTTGGAGGCTTCGCTGGGTGCACCGTAGCAACAACGATCCATCAAGGGATTTCCAGAGCAGCATATTCTGGTGATATTGGGATAGGGTTTGATTCTATTATCCAGAGCGAAAGCTCAGCTAAAGATCCTAGCACGCAAGCTCAGCTCAGTATTGTCGGCATTATCATCGATAATTTGATATGCACTCTAAGCTTACTAATGGTCTTAGCCTCAGGATCATGGTCTTTAGGCCTAGAGAATGCTTCCCAAGCTGTTGAACATGCCCTATCCTCGTACTTCCCCTATGTAAAGATTTTCCTACCGACATTTTTCTTTGTTACAGGGTACACCACGATTATTTCTTACTTCCTTGTAGGTAAAAAATGTGCAAAATTCTTAGGAGGAAAATTGGGAGCTCGTATTTACACAGTTTATGGCATCTGTATCCTTCCCCTATTTTGCTTCTTATCTCAGAATACCGCGCTACTCATCATGTCTTTATCAGGAGCACTGCTGCTCTGTTTTAACTTATTAGGAGTCTTCTTGTTAAGGAAGGAGATCTCTTTCCCAAAAACAGAAAAGCTCCAAGAATCATTGACTCTGGAATAG
- the lspA gene encoding signal peptidase II, whose product MSNRTSLIPFCVVFFVLIDWITKFAVLLESKGNLSTPILYRYSIGELSFSLIPTFNEGAAFGLFSKYKYILFSLRIIVIVGLLTFLFFKKNALNSVASFSLTLLVSGAIGNVGDIIFHGHVIDFIALQYKNWAFPTFNFADIFISVGTILLISKLYFPTKQTLKRG is encoded by the coding sequence ATGTCCAATCGTACCAGTCTTATACCTTTTTGTGTTGTCTTCTTTGTTCTGATCGATTGGATTACCAAGTTTGCTGTTCTTCTTGAATCCAAGGGCAACTTATCCACTCCTATTCTATATCGGTATAGTATTGGTGAGTTGTCCTTCTCGTTGATACCAACCTTTAATGAAGGAGCAGCTTTTGGACTATTTTCAAAATATAAATATATCCTTTTCTCTTTAAGAATTATCGTTATCGTCGGATTACTAACATTCTTATTTTTTAAAAAAAATGCTTTGAATTCTGTAGCAAGTTTCTCCCTGACTCTTCTTGTCTCGGGTGCCATCGGAAATGTGGGGGATATTATATTTCATGGTCATGTTATTGATTTCATCGCTTTACAGTATAAGAACTGGGCATTCCCAACTTTTAATTTTGCCGATATTTTTATCTCTGTAGGCACGATCCTTCTTATTTCCAAACTTTATTTTCCTACAAAACAAACCCTAAAACGGGGATAA
- a CDS encoding TraR/DksA family transcriptional regulator: protein MPLSEDDIANFKSKLLDMKAKLSHTLEGNTQEVKKPNEATGYSQHQADQGTDTFDRTISLEVTTKEYEVLKQINRALQKIEECSYGICDVSGEEIPLARLKAIPYATMTVKAQEQFEKGLLSGN, encoded by the coding sequence ATGCCGTTATCTGAGGACGATATAGCTAACTTCAAATCCAAACTTCTAGACATGAAGGCTAAATTATCCCACACCCTAGAAGGGAATACCCAAGAAGTAAAAAAACCCAATGAAGCTACCGGGTATTCTCAACATCAAGCAGATCAAGGGACGGACACGTTTGATCGTACAATTAGTCTAGAAGTCACTACGAAAGAATACGAAGTATTGAAGCAAATTAATCGTGCTCTACAAAAGATCGAAGAATGCTCTTATGGCATATGTGATGTAAGCGGGGAAGAAATTCCGCTAGCTCGCTTGAAGGCTATTCCCTATGCTACTATGACAGTCAAAGCTCAAGAACAGTTTGAAAAAGGCCTTCTTTCAGGGAACTAG
- the nrdR gene encoding transcriptional regulator NrdR, translating to MQCPFCNHGELKVNDSRNAPEANAIKRRRECLGCGQRFTTFETVELTLQVLKRDGRYENFQESKLINGLNAASSHTRIGQDQVHAIASNVKSELLGKQNREISTKEIGELVMKYLKKADMIAYIRFACVYRRFKDVGELMEVLLSATPDMEK from the coding sequence ATGCAGTGTCCTTTTTGTAATCATGGGGAATTGAAAGTTAATGACTCAAGAAATGCGCCTGAAGCTAATGCGATCAAGCGGCGTCGTGAGTGTTTGGGTTGCGGCCAAAGGTTTACTACTTTTGAGACTGTAGAGCTAACTTTACAAGTTTTGAAACGTGATGGTCGTTATGAAAACTTTCAAGAATCGAAACTGATCAACGGTTTGAATGCGGCATCCAGTCATACACGGATTGGTCAAGATCAGGTACATGCTATCGCTTCTAACGTGAAGTCGGAACTGTTAGGCAAACAAAATAGGGAAATCTCTACCAAAGAAATTGGCGAACTAGTAATGAAATATCTAAAAAAGGCTGATATGATTGCTTACATTAGGTTTGCTTGCGTCTATCGAAGATTTAAAGATGTTGGCGAATTAATGGAAGTTTTGCTATCTGCCACTCCGGATATGGAAAAATAG
- a CDS encoding riboflavin synthase, translated as MFTGIVQELGLITSLEVTPAGRAISVRVSADCWRGLELGASVAIDGVCLTVVKVYEEKLFFDVIPETLSCTTISNYTIGDHVNVERSLKFGNEIGGHILSGHVCGVGEIVRIEQNRYYFQVPEKLSYYLFEKGFIAVDGISLTIVSVSGKEFSVGLIPETLHRTTLGCKRVGDLVNIEPDMATKSQVDTLRRLYSQ; from the coding sequence ATGTTTACAGGAATTGTCCAAGAGTTGGGCTTAATCACCAGTCTGGAAGTTACTCCTGCTGGACGTGCTATATCGGTGAGGGTATCGGCAGACTGTTGGAGAGGTCTGGAGTTGGGGGCTAGTGTTGCTATTGATGGTGTCTGTTTGACAGTTGTTAAAGTATATGAGGAAAAATTATTTTTTGACGTTATACCTGAAACCTTATCTTGTACAACGATCAGTAATTATACAATAGGTGATCACGTTAATGTTGAACGTTCTCTAAAGTTTGGTAATGAAATCGGTGGGCACATTCTATCTGGTCACGTATGTGGCGTTGGAGAGATTGTACGTATTGAGCAAAACCGTTATTATTTCCAGGTTCCTGAGAAGTTGTCGTATTACCTTTTTGAGAAAGGGTTTATTGCTGTTGATGGCATTAGCCTAACGATAGTTAGTGTGTCTGGGAAAGAATTTTCTGTGGGGCTCATTCCTGAAACTCTTCATAGAACAACTCTCGGTTGTAAGCGTGTAGGGGATTTAGTGAATATCGAGCCGGATATGGCAACAAAGTCTCAAGTAGACACTTTAAGACGTTTGTATAGTCAATAA
- a CDS encoding class I SAM-dependent methyltransferase produces MDYKLLDCGEGKKLESFGRIKLVRPCYSAIWPKRSPNLWKDISAEYRRLGEDGEWNRFSKVPEEWRISLEGVDCTLKLTPFGHVGIFPEHTGFWPALREAIKHNSDSRVLNLFAYTGASSIFSAKCGARVCHVDASKAAVRWAHKNVENNALPDKRIFWVIEDVFSFLKKEIRRGKTYDIILLDPPTYGRGPEGEVFKIDRDFFSLLSLCSQLLSKSRSYFLVTSHTPGYTPEFLRALVQRAVPQLNRELWSCGESFCGKGDEILPSGVFAQWSL; encoded by the coding sequence ATGGATTATAAATTATTAGATTGTGGTGAAGGTAAAAAATTAGAATCTTTTGGCAGGATTAAGTTGGTAAGGCCTTGTTATAGTGCAATTTGGCCAAAACGTTCTCCTAATTTATGGAAAGATATATCAGCTGAGTACCGTCGTTTAGGTGAAGATGGCGAATGGAATCGTTTTTCTAAGGTTCCTGAAGAATGGAGAATTTCCTTAGAGGGTGTAGATTGTACTTTGAAGTTGACTCCATTTGGACATGTTGGAATTTTTCCAGAACATACAGGATTTTGGCCCGCCCTGCGGGAAGCAATAAAGCATAATTCTGATTCCAGGGTTCTTAATCTTTTCGCTTACACAGGAGCTTCATCAATTTTTTCTGCCAAGTGTGGTGCACGTGTTTGTCATGTTGATGCTTCTAAGGCCGCGGTACGTTGGGCACATAAAAATGTTGAAAATAACGCTCTTCCAGATAAACGCATTTTCTGGGTAATTGAGGATGTTTTTTCTTTTCTTAAAAAAGAAATTCGTCGGGGCAAGACCTATGATATTATTCTGCTAGATCCTCCTACGTATGGCAGAGGCCCTGAAGGAGAAGTATTCAAGATAGATAGGGATTTCTTCTCGTTACTTTCTTTATGTTCACAATTGCTTTCAAAATCAAGATCGTATTTTTTGGTAACTTCTCATACTCCTGGTTATACTCCTGAGTTTTTACGTGCTTTAGTGCAAAGAGCTGTTCCACAGCTCAATAGAGAATTATGGAGTTGTGGAGAAAGTTTCTGTGGAAAAGGGGATGAAATATTGCCTTCTGGAGTGTTTGCACAATGGAGTTTATAG
- a CDS encoding RNA methyltransferase: MEFIGKHNLKLKEALAIKRSKGRKSALFLLEGFREIHKALNYGYECVRIFCSPNVSEKERGLYDLIQNSNIERLWCSDSILSQLSYKENHDNFIAVMKKKWWDKDTFLRKKRNELPFYLIIEQVEKPGNVGALLRIADGAGVDGVILCDPVIDLYNPNLLRSSLGTAFTLPIWQASLEEVFITIAQEKWEVFVTSPGADAMYFDKNYQKPIALVFGSEKDGLTSSWLDGRFAKIALPMKGEADSLNLSTAVSAIVYEVVRQRCLS, from the coding sequence ATGGAGTTTATAGGAAAGCATAATCTTAAGTTGAAAGAGGCTCTAGCTATTAAGCGTTCAAAAGGACGTAAAAGTGCATTGTTTCTGTTGGAAGGATTCAGGGAAATTCATAAAGCCCTGAATTATGGTTATGAATGTGTTCGAATATTCTGTAGCCCTAATGTATCGGAGAAGGAAAGAGGTCTGTACGACTTAATACAGAATAGTAATATAGAGCGTCTATGGTGTTCTGATAGTATTCTATCTCAGCTTTCCTATAAGGAAAATCACGATAATTTCATCGCAGTTATGAAAAAAAAATGGTGGGATAAAGATACTTTTCTCCGAAAAAAGAGAAACGAACTACCCTTTTATTTAATTATTGAACAGGTTGAAAAACCTGGCAATGTCGGTGCTTTGTTGCGTATTGCTGATGGGGCTGGTGTAGATGGGGTTATCCTGTGTGATCCCGTCATAGATCTATACAATCCAAATTTGCTTCGTTCCTCTTTAGGTACTGCATTTACGTTGCCAATATGGCAGGCAAGTCTTGAAGAAGTTTTTATAACGATTGCACAAGAAAAGTGGGAAGTTTTTGTTACTTCTCCTGGAGCAGACGCTATGTATTTTGATAAAAATTATCAAAAACCTATTGCCTTAGTTTTTGGTTCCGAAAAAGATGGGTTAACTTCATCTTGGCTTGATGGAAGATTTGCAAAAATTGCTTTGCCTATGAAAGGAGAAGCTGATTCTTTGAACCTATCAACAGCTGTATCTGCCATTGTTTATGAAGTAGTTCGTCAGCGTTGTCTTAGCTGA
- the lpxK gene encoding tetraacyldisaccharide 4'-kinase codes for MKSQFPSPLFILYRRLTVAISFGRFLRFGLLGKLLSCAFAFLVVLRRTFNLRAPYRSSSTVVSIGNIVLGGSGKTPTVLWLVEALRSKGYSCAVLTRGYKSICSRKGKLTIVDPSTHNAGYVGDEPLLMAGRLPPETVWVHKDRRLSARNAASKFDILVLDDGLQYDKLHKDVEIVVVNGQDPLGQGKFFPIGRLRDFPSKLKNVGFAIVNGQCSQGDRKILERWCDAPKIYVEPRISEIVWENTQEKVPVERLKGLAVGVFCGLGFPKGFLTMLQDAGVKILGTYLLPDHVSITRKELRYFSHKIAMRLGDGILCTEKDSVKIRDFLGESGVLPVGRVVMRFSITEGRSVADDLLDSIVQIHKSKG; via the coding sequence ATGAAGTCGCAATTTCCCTCGCCTTTGTTTATTTTGTATCGTCGTTTGACCGTAGCTATCAGTTTTGGACGGTTTTTGCGTTTTGGATTGTTAGGTAAGCTTCTGTCTTGCGCGTTTGCTTTTTTAGTGGTTTTGCGGCGTACATTCAATTTGCGAGCTCCTTATAGATCGTCGTCTACCGTAGTTAGCATAGGAAATATTGTCCTGGGTGGTTCTGGAAAGACTCCCACCGTGCTTTGGCTGGTAGAAGCGTTGCGATCTAAGGGGTATTCTTGTGCTGTGCTTACTCGAGGGTACAAGAGTATTTGTAGCCGTAAAGGTAAGCTGACGATAGTAGATCCAAGTACGCATAATGCAGGCTATGTCGGAGATGAGCCCTTGCTTATGGCTGGTAGGTTGCCCCCAGAGACGGTTTGGGTGCATAAGGATCGTAGATTATCTGCACGTAATGCAGCAAGTAAGTTTGATATACTTGTTTTGGATGACGGTTTGCAATATGACAAGCTCCATAAAGATGTGGAAATTGTTGTAGTAAATGGCCAGGATCCCTTGGGACAAGGGAAATTTTTTCCTATAGGTAGGTTAAGAGATTTTCCTTCAAAGTTGAAAAATGTTGGTTTTGCCATAGTAAATGGCCAGTGTTCTCAAGGTGATCGTAAAATATTAGAACGATGGTGTGATGCACCAAAAATTTACGTCGAACCTCGTATTTCCGAGATTGTTTGGGAAAATACTCAAGAAAAAGTTCCTGTAGAAAGGTTAAAAGGTTTGGCGGTCGGCGTATTTTGTGGTTTGGGATTCCCTAAGGGATTTCTCACGATGTTGCAAGACGCTGGGGTAAAAATACTAGGAACATATTTGCTCCCTGATCATGTGAGCATAACACGAAAAGAACTACGTTACTTCTCTCATAAGATCGCTATGCGTCTTGGAGATGGTATATTGTGCACGGAAAAAGACAGTGTCAAAATTAGGGACTTTCTCGGTGAATCAGGGGTGCTTCCAGTAGGCAGAGTTGTTATGCGCTTCTCTATTACAGAGGGAAGGAGCGTAGCCGATGATCTGTTGGATAGTATTGTTCAAATACACAAAAGTAAGGGGTAA
- a CDS encoding dicarboxylate/amino acid:cation symporter, with the protein MKLWMKILIGLFIGVAVGLVLGERAAIVKPIGDIFLNLLGMVVHPLVFCSIVLGIASISDMKKLGRIGIKSLSLYLGTTCLAIIIGLCFAQFFSPGKGCDLSQAAQINFDASALQGKGGLNLFSMMLQIFPSNVAKAFVEGNILQIIVFAIFLGVSLRLAGDHGKPVAKFIESLSEVLLRMVGIVMSFAPYGIGASIAWISGSHGVSILWQLGKFVFAFYLACFFHAFFVFGGMVRFGCKMPFTRFLTGMLDAISCAASTASSSATLPMTMRCVSNNLGVSSEVSGFVLPLGATVNMNGTAIFQAMAAVFIAQAYNCPLPLTSLLLIVVTATLSAVGSAGVPGGGMLTLGCVLGSVGLPIQGIGVIAGIDRIRDIIGTPMNILGDAVVALYVASSEGEVTSSQIIKKERPETI; encoded by the coding sequence ATGAAACTATGGATGAAAATCTTGATAGGCCTGTTTATTGGGGTTGCCGTAGGTTTAGTTTTAGGCGAACGAGCTGCCATAGTCAAGCCCATTGGGGACATTTTTTTGAACCTCCTAGGAATGGTTGTTCATCCTCTAGTATTCTGCTCTATAGTTTTAGGTATTGCTTCAATTAGCGATATGAAAAAGCTAGGGCGTATTGGCATTAAGAGCTTGTCACTATACTTGGGAACAACTTGCCTCGCGATTATCATTGGTTTGTGTTTCGCACAATTTTTTAGTCCCGGGAAGGGATGCGATCTCTCACAAGCAGCACAAATCAATTTTGATGCCTCTGCTTTACAAGGTAAAGGTGGATTAAATCTCTTCTCTATGATGCTACAAATTTTCCCTTCCAACGTTGCTAAGGCGTTCGTAGAAGGAAATATTTTGCAGATCATTGTTTTTGCGATTTTTTTAGGTGTGTCTTTACGACTTGCAGGAGATCATGGCAAACCTGTTGCTAAGTTTATTGAAAGCCTTTCAGAAGTCCTTCTTCGTATGGTGGGTATTGTCATGTCATTTGCTCCTTATGGTATTGGAGCAAGTATTGCTTGGATTTCTGGTAGTCACGGAGTCAGTATCCTTTGGCAGCTAGGAAAATTTGTATTTGCATTTTATCTAGCTTGTTTCTTCCATGCATTTTTTGTGTTTGGTGGCATGGTCCGCTTTGGTTGTAAGATGCCTTTTACTCGATTTCTTACTGGCATGCTAGATGCCATTTCCTGTGCTGCATCTACAGCAAGTAGCTCGGCAACATTGCCCATGACGATGCGTTGTGTATCTAACAATCTTGGTGTCTCTTCAGAAGTATCAGGATTCGTATTGCCTTTAGGCGCTACCGTCAATATGAATGGTACAGCAATTTTCCAAGCGATGGCTGCAGTATTCATTGCTCAAGCGTATAATTGTCCTCTTCCATTAACCAGTTTACTATTGATTGTTGTTACTGCTACGCTATCAGCCGTTGGTAGTGCTGGAGTCCCTGGTGGGGGCATGTTGACTTTAGGCTGTGTTTTAGGCTCAGTGGGGCTCCCTATTCAGGGAATTGGAGTTATTGCAGGAATCGATAGAATTAGGGATATTATTGGCACACCTATGAATATCCTTGGGGATGCTGTGGTGGCATTATACGTCGCATCTAGTGAAGGAGAAGTAACATCTTCTCAAATTATAAAAAAAGAGCGCCCCGAAACAATATAA